The proteins below come from a single bacterium genomic window:
- a CDS encoding DUF2283 domain-containing protein: MKISYDKEVDAAYISFKKEPTQVTTIRLSEDVAIDLGVNEEIVGIEILDASLHLGFKKENPKIELENVGVG, from the coding sequence ATGAAGATAAGCTACGACAAAGAGGTTGATGCAGCCTACATATCCTTTAAAAAAGAACCTACCCAAGTAACTACAATCCGTCTATCAGAAGATGTTGCTATAGACCTTGGGGTTAATGAAGAGATAGTAGGTATTGAAATTCTGGATGCATCTTTACATCTTGGCTTTAAAAAGGAAAATCCGAAGATAGAGCTTGAAAATGTTGGTGTAGGATAA